From a region of the uncultured Desulfatiglans sp. genome:
- a CDS encoding hypothetical protein (Evidence 5 : Unknown function): protein MNTDLISQCLNNSSASGIPAIQTPGQLVFENKPYHPVLTDPVKSGNIFCEAEKICLEFRMAEGDHCRGEVVANH, encoded by the coding sequence ATGAATACCGATTTGATTTCTCAATGCTTGAACAATTCCTCAGCTAGCGGTATACCGGCCATCCAAACTCCGGGCCAATTGGTCTTTGAAAACAAACCCTATCACCCGGTTTTGACAGATCCGGTCAAAAGCGGAAATATTTTTTGTGAGGCTGAAAAAATCTGTTTGGAGTTTCGAATGGCTGAGGGCGATCACTGCAGGGGAGAAGTTGTTGCCAACCACTGA
- a CDS encoding hypothetical protein (Evidence 5 : Unknown function) yields MMRGKNHPVTRHIFRKIQNQRSTLTPWGDLGVMARERHAVSKPYASERKLGAAHREDRAGGQFNHGLAGLSGRSGGNRFSFSV; encoded by the coding sequence TTGATGCGGGGAAAAAATCATCCTGTCACCCGACATATCTTTAGAAAGATCCAGAATCAAAGATCTACTTTGACCCCTTGGGGTGACCTTGGGGTGATGGCAAGGGAACGGCATGCTGTGAGCAAGCCTTATGCAAGCGAGAGGAAGCTAGGGGCGGCCCACAGAGAAGATCGAGCTGGCGGTCAGTTCAATCATGGCCTTGCAGGTTTATCTGGCCGATCCGGTGGAAACCGATTTTCCTTCAGTGTATGA
- a CDS encoding hypothetical protein (Evidence 5 : Unknown function) has translation MDTGIFSPLLYRLSYLGATVRAIIGLRVRQVKLKFTADPLQPGFSIRVLSLARALIDG, from the coding sequence GTGGACACGGGGATTTTCAGTCCCCTGCTCTACCGACTGAGCTATCTCGGCGCGACAGTGAGAGCCATTATAGGTTTGCGTGTGAGGCAGGTCAAGCTGAAATTTACGGCTGATCCGCTTCAGCCGGGTTTTTCCATCCGGGTGCTAAGCCTTGCCCGTGCACTGATCGATGGCTGA
- the rnhA gene encoding ribonuclease HI, degrades RNA of DNA-RNA hybrids (Evidence 2a : Function from experimental evidences in other organisms; PubMedId : 1311386, 1646006, 1698262, 2169648, 2171503, 3023634, 6296074, 6316347, 8381958, 8408067, 8527428, 8931125; Product type e : enzyme), with protein MSEGDEIVEVFTDGACRGNPGPGGYGAVLRYRGVTREISGCEKMTTNNRMEMLAVIEALRTLNRPCRVRVVTDSNYVKRGMTEWLPGWIRRNWVNSLKQPVKNRDLWEELLALSRKHHIEWKWVRGHHGHPENERCDALARSAIDQCTGKA; from the coding sequence ATGTCCGAAGGGGACGAGATCGTAGAAGTCTTCACGGACGGGGCCTGCAGGGGGAACCCCGGTCCCGGAGGCTACGGCGCCGTTCTCAGATATCGAGGCGTGACGCGGGAGATCTCCGGCTGCGAAAAGATGACGACCAACAATCGAATGGAGATGCTGGCCGTCATCGAGGCGCTGCGGACCCTCAATCGCCCCTGCCGGGTGCGGGTGGTGACCGATTCGAATTATGTGAAACGGGGCATGACGGAGTGGCTGCCCGGCTGGATTCGCAGAAACTGGGTGAACAGCCTCAAGCAGCCGGTCAAGAACCGGGATCTTTGGGAAGAGCTGCTGGCCTTGAGCCGGAAGCACCACATAGAATGGAAATGGGTCAGAGGGCATCATGGCCATCCGGAAAACGAGCGGTGCGATGCCCTGGCCCGGTCAGCCATCGATCAGTGCACGGGCAAGGCTTAG
- a CDS encoding conserved hypothetical protein (Evidence 4 : Unknown function but conserved in other organisms) → MASYDKAVPPGGEGKVILKINTKGYQGAFSKVARVQTDDPANEQIQLTMKADVKVPIHLSSSFVYLMGGQDETATRELEIRAELDKPLTLEPVFFDLDKIVQYKMEEIEKGKTFKLTFSTTPETPASFNGVLKLKTNYPERPEIPIRIRGRVAGRQPAVAAPPVKISKRFVLLRGEAGNEISDSIDIEAAPDKPLTLTPANFSLEGKVAYRIEELEKGKKFRLHFTASSEAPERFGGFLLLKTNYAEMPQIVIQIRGMTTSKTEGLPPEGRQGPAKHLQGKE, encoded by the coding sequence GTGGCCAGCTACGACAAGGCCGTTCCCCCGGGCGGGGAAGGAAAAGTGATTCTCAAGATCAATACCAAGGGATATCAGGGTGCATTCAGCAAGGTTGCCCGTGTGCAGACGGATGATCCCGCCAACGAGCAGATTCAGTTGACCATGAAGGCCGACGTGAAGGTCCCCATTCACCTCTCCAGCAGTTTTGTCTATCTGATGGGCGGTCAAGATGAAACCGCGACCCGGGAGCTCGAGATCCGGGCGGAGTTGGACAAGCCTCTGACGCTCGAACCCGTCTTTTTCGATCTGGACAAGATCGTTCAATACAAGATGGAAGAAATCGAAAAGGGGAAGACATTCAAATTGACCTTCAGCACCACACCCGAGACCCCGGCAAGCTTCAACGGTGTGTTGAAATTGAAGACGAATTATCCGGAAAGGCCGGAGATTCCCATTCGCATCAGGGGGCGTGTCGCCGGCCGTCAGCCGGCCGTGGCGGCTCCCCCGGTGAAGATTTCCAAACGCTTCGTATTGCTTCGGGGTGAGGCGGGCAACGAGATCTCGGACAGTATCGATATCGAGGCTGCGCCCGACAAACCGCTCACCCTGACGCCGGCGAACTTCAGCCTGGAAGGAAAGGTCGCCTACCGAATCGAGGAGTTGGAGAAGGGCAAAAAGTTCCGGTTGCATTTTACGGCTTCCAGCGAGGCACCGGAGCGTTTCGGCGGATTTCTGCTCCTCAAGACGAACTATGCTGAAATGCCTCAGATCGTCATTCAGATCAGGGGGATGACGACATCCAAGACCGAGGGGCTTCCCCCTGAAGGGCGGCAGGGTCCTGCCAAGCACTTGCAGGGCAAAGAGTGA
- a CDS encoding exported hypothetical protein (Evidence 5 : Unknown function), with the protein MRRVWMVCMLLLFMGSGIASAGAQEIKRPKAVVPEREFDFKDVDEGLVLEHAFVIRNEGEAHLNILDVKTG; encoded by the coding sequence ATGCGCAGGGTTTGGATGGTGTGTATGCTTTTGCTCTTTATGGGAAGCGGCATTGCTTCCGCCGGGGCGCAGGAGATCAAAAGGCCCAAGGCGGTGGTTCCGGAGCGGGAATTCGACTTCAAGGATGTAGACGAGGGCTTGGTTCTGGAGCATGCTTTCGTGATCCGGAACGAAGGCGAGGCGCACTTGAACATTCTGGATGTGAAGACCGGCTGA
- the rex gene encoding Redox-sensing transcriptional repressor Rex, producing the protein MRKQVKIPKATITRLSLYYRQLELLEFDGYRMVSSDKLAWLCQVNPAQVRKDLGYFGEFGVRGVGYDVIDLQTHIKKILAVNRDWKIAVAGVGNLGSALLQQESLAARGFVCVAAFDSDPEKIGQLTPSGIQIQDIKELEKTAKERRIEIGVISTPASAAQMVADQFLEAEVHALLNFSPTRIVVPECCLVENIDFTVKLDVLTYKLHHTLDS; encoded by the coding sequence TTGCGAAAACAGGTTAAAATTCCCAAGGCCACCATTACGCGGCTCTCGCTCTATTACCGCCAGCTGGAGCTTCTCGAATTCGACGGTTACAGAATGGTCTCGTCGGATAAGCTGGCGTGGCTGTGCCAGGTGAACCCCGCTCAAGTTCGTAAGGATCTCGGGTACTTTGGTGAGTTCGGGGTGAGAGGGGTCGGCTACGACGTCATCGACCTGCAGACCCACATCAAGAAGATCCTGGCTGTCAATCGGGACTGGAAGATCGCCGTGGCCGGCGTCGGAAACCTCGGTTCGGCGCTTCTTCAGCAGGAAAGCCTCGCGGCGAGGGGTTTTGTATGCGTGGCCGCCTTCGACAGCGATCCTGAAAAGATCGGGCAGCTCACGCCGAGCGGGATCCAGATCCAGGATATCAAAGAACTCGAAAAGACCGCCAAGGAACGTCGGATCGAGATCGGCGTGATTTCTACACCGGCCTCGGCGGCGCAGATGGTGGCTGACCAGTTTCTGGAGGCTGAGGTGCACGCACTGCTGAACTTTTCTCCGACGCGCATTGTGGTTCCTGAATGCTGTTTGGTTGAAAATATTGATTTTACGGTCAAACTGGATGTTCTGACGTACAAGCTCCATCATACGCTCGATTCGTAG
- a CDS encoding PAS domain S-box protein, with translation MRKKAPEKPSASGNLKKKKLSESEAASQAGAAPASPEPLSSERYQAFVENIGEGVYEIDILGHFTYFNQPLARIFGYPPEEILYRSFSIFMDEAYAQKGFETFINIYRTGEGINDMIWEIRRKDGSTRIIELSANLVVNKAGEKTGFRGIVRDISERYRAREALKKSERRYRTLLEFAPYPIVVFNQEGRVGYLNPSFTEVFGWTLDELKGKEIPFYAAEPGGETGESVRRLFQEKGLKRYETKRLTKDGRLLDVVIRDTVLTDEANGTFMELMILRDVTHEKRLARNTEALLRIGMALPQYPELEDLLDYVSNEIKNMVDSEGALVILLDHEKNELFFKSGAHDDSATERKIKEIRYPADKGVSAEVIRTGQPIIVKDAYSDPKFYTMVDRQAGFNTRSLLDVPLREKDRIIGVLCAINKKSGDFDQTDIELLNMIAGTVALSIENARFAEELKEAYKEVTALNRAKDKVINHLSHELRTPLSVLAASLTILEKRLAQVPPEAWKPTMGRAERNLNRILEMQYQLDDIIRDSNYQIHQVATILLESCTDLLEALTAERVGEGPLVEAIRKRIDDLFVPEERPVERILPHEAIPRILDEIEPRFSHRSLDIQRYFTPAPVIEIPMDVLEKVVTGLVKNAVENTPDHGRIELRLHQRGKGTELVVQDFGVGITEENQRRIFEGFFSTQETMSYSSKHPYEFNAGGKGADLLRMKIFSERYHFRIDMTSTRCRFIPLNTDVCPGDIEACKFCRQREDCLSSGGTTFRVFFPAADQDSLPGVDGPTDRPDAPRTRSHELQQKGES, from the coding sequence ATGAGAAAAAAAGCACCCGAAAAACCCTCCGCCTCCGGAAACCTGAAGAAAAAGAAGCTCTCCGAGTCCGAAGCGGCCTCCCAGGCCGGCGCGGCCCCTGCATCCCCTGAGCCCTTGTCCAGTGAAAGATACCAGGCCTTTGTCGAGAACATCGGAGAAGGCGTCTACGAAATCGACATTCTGGGACACTTCACCTACTTCAACCAGCCGCTTGCCAGGATTTTCGGATACCCCCCCGAAGAAATCCTCTATCGAAGCTTTTCCATCTTCATGGATGAAGCTTACGCCCAAAAGGGCTTCGAGACCTTCATCAACATCTATCGGACCGGCGAGGGCATCAATGACATGATCTGGGAAATCCGCCGGAAGGATGGATCCACCCGGATCATCGAACTATCCGCCAACCTCGTGGTCAACAAGGCCGGTGAAAAAACCGGTTTTCGGGGCATCGTCCGCGATATCAGCGAGAGATACCGCGCCCGCGAGGCCTTGAAAAAGTCTGAACGGCGCTACCGCACCCTTCTCGAGTTCGCCCCCTATCCCATCGTCGTCTTCAATCAGGAAGGACGCGTCGGGTATTTGAACCCGTCTTTCACCGAGGTTTTCGGTTGGACGCTCGATGAGCTCAAGGGAAAGGAAATCCCCTTCTACGCTGCGGAGCCGGGAGGCGAGACCGGAGAAAGCGTCCGGAGGCTGTTCCAGGAGAAGGGGCTCAAACGGTACGAAACCAAGCGTTTGACGAAGGACGGACGTTTGCTGGATGTCGTCATCCGCGACACCGTCCTCACAGACGAAGCGAACGGCACCTTCATGGAGTTGATGATCCTGCGGGATGTCACCCATGAGAAGCGGCTGGCGAGAAACACCGAGGCCCTCCTCCGCATCGGCATGGCGCTGCCCCAGTATCCCGAACTGGAAGATCTGCTCGATTACGTCAGCAACGAGATCAAGAACATGGTCGACTCGGAAGGCGCCCTGGTGATCCTCCTGGACCATGAAAAAAACGAGCTCTTCTTCAAGTCCGGGGCCCATGACGATTCGGCCACCGAGCGGAAGATCAAAGAAATCCGATATCCGGCTGACAAGGGGGTCTCAGCGGAGGTCATCCGGACCGGGCAGCCGATCATCGTCAAGGATGCCTACAGCGATCCGAAGTTTTACACCATGGTCGACCGCCAGGCGGGGTTCAACACCCGCAGCCTCCTGGATGTCCCCCTGCGCGAGAAGGACCGGATCATCGGCGTCCTTTGCGCCATCAACAAAAAAAGCGGAGACTTCGACCAGACGGACATCGAACTCCTGAACATGATTGCCGGCACGGTGGCCCTTTCGATCGAGAACGCCCGCTTTGCAGAGGAGTTGAAGGAAGCCTACAAGGAGGTCACCGCTCTCAACCGCGCCAAGGACAAGGTCATCAATCACCTGTCGCACGAACTGCGCACACCTTTGTCGGTTCTTGCGGCGTCTCTCACGATCCTCGAAAAGCGCCTGGCCCAGGTGCCCCCGGAGGCGTGGAAGCCCACCATGGGGCGGGCGGAGCGCAATCTGAACCGCATCCTCGAAATGCAGTATCAGCTCGATGACATCATCAGGGATTCCAATTACCAGATCCACCAGGTGGCAACGATTCTGCTCGAGTCCTGCACCGACCTTCTTGAAGCCCTGACAGCCGAAAGGGTGGGTGAGGGTCCGCTCGTGGAGGCCATCAGAAAGCGAATCGATGATCTCTTCGTCCCCGAAGAACGTCCCGTAGAGCGTATCCTGCCTCACGAGGCCATTCCCCGCATCCTCGATGAGATCGAACCGCGCTTTTCGCACCGCAGCCTGGATATCCAGCGCTATTTCACCCCGGCCCCCGTCATCGAGATCCCGATGGACGTCCTCGAAAAGGTGGTGACGGGTCTCGTCAAAAACGCCGTAGAGAACACCCCTGACCACGGACGCATCGAGCTGCGTTTGCACCAGCGTGGCAAAGGAACTGAATTGGTCGTTCAGGACTTCGGCGTCGGGATCACCGAAGAAAATCAACGGCGGATCTTCGAGGGGTTCTTCTCGACCCAGGAAACGATGTCTTACTCGTCCAAACACCCCTATGAATTCAATGCCGGGGGAAAGGGGGCCGACCTGCTGCGGATGAAGATCTTTTCCGAACGGTACCACTTCAGGATCGATATGACCTCCACCCGCTGCCGCTTCATTCCGCTCAACACGGATGTCTGCCCGGGGGATATCGAAGCCTGCAAATTCTGCCGCCAACGGGAAGACTGCCTCTCGTCCGGCGGCACCACCTTCCGCGTGTTCTTCCCCGCCGCCGACCAGGATTCCCTTCCCGGCGTAGATGGACCGACGGATCGGCCCGACGCACCGCGAACCCGTTCGCACGAATTGCAGCAGAAAGGAGAATCATGA
- a CDS encoding putative phenylacetic acid degradation protein PaaD (Evidence 3 : Putative function from multiple computational evidences) has translation MALRESIRSAMLARVQEEGYADKLGLRLLDVEEGYAKVEMKPDTTNENIFGMVHGGAIFSLMDEAFQISCNSHGTVAVALSVNVVYHRPPETGAILTAESREVHRSAKTGTYDIRVRDEKDRLIASCQALAYRKKDRLPFLPGGDA, from the coding sequence ATGGCCCTGCGTGAATCGATCCGTTCCGCCATGTTGGCCCGGGTCCAGGAAGAAGGCTATGCCGATAAACTCGGCCTCCGCCTCCTCGACGTCGAGGAAGGATACGCCAAGGTCGAAATGAAGCCCGATACGACCAACGAGAATATTTTCGGGATGGTGCACGGGGGCGCGATCTTCTCCCTGATGGACGAGGCCTTCCAGATTTCCTGCAACAGCCACGGGACCGTCGCCGTAGCCCTTTCCGTCAACGTGGTCTACCACCGGCCGCCCGAGACGGGGGCGATCCTCACGGCGGAATCCCGCGAAGTCCACCGCTCCGCCAAGACGGGGACCTACGACATCCGTGTGCGGGATGAAAAGGACCGTCTCATCGCCTCCTGCCAGGCGCTCGCTTACCGCAAGAAGGATCGTCTGCCCTTCCTCCCAGGCGGGGACGCCTGA
- a CDS encoding hypothetical protein (Evidence 5 : Unknown function), protein MESSRSDAGCGSAGKSAAAKQAMEDCAERMDELVGLISWLQIDQIRKRAFKHEKPLARLADRWFALCKAFEARTRAFLDNDTEEDPGKQRIPFLLPQIERTEAILRELSTERVVVTQQHLEDLDSLLQAMEEALGMPGKQPQGPLTDF, encoded by the coding sequence ATGGAATCCAGCCGGTCGGACGCCGGGTGCGGCAGTGCGGGCAAATCGGCTGCAGCGAAGCAGGCCATGGAAGACTGCGCCGAGCGTATGGATGAACTGGTCGGCCTCATCTCCTGGCTCCAGATCGATCAGATCAGGAAAAGGGCCTTCAAACACGAAAAACCTCTGGCGCGGTTGGCCGATAGATGGTTTGCGCTCTGCAAGGCATTCGAAGCCCGCACCCGAGCCTTCCTCGACAACGACACGGAGGAGGACCCCGGGAAGCAGCGCATCCCATTCCTTCTCCCGCAGATCGAACGGACCGAAGCGATCCTGCGGGAGTTGAGCACGGAGCGGGTCGTCGTTACGCAGCAGCACCTGGAAGACCTCGACAGCCTCCTCCAGGCTATGGAGGAAGCACTCGGGATGCCCGGAAAACAGCCGCAGGGGCCATTGACAGATTTTTAA
- the hpt gene encoding Hypoxanthine phosphoribosyltransferase: MKKTLFISRDAIAQRVAELAREIARDYGQDKPILIGVLNGSVFFFADLVRALDLPCEIDFVRAASYGMSMDSSGCIRLTKEPEIPLEGRRVLLVEDIVDTGQTISLLIETLRHQNPQELKICVLIDKLERRTQEVPIDYYGFRVEEGFLVGYGLDYAEQYRQLPEIFTLEP; this comes from the coding sequence GTGAAAAAAACCCTTTTTATCTCCAGGGACGCCATCGCTCAGCGGGTGGCGGAACTGGCCCGCGAGATCGCCCGGGACTACGGCCAGGATAAGCCCATCTTGATCGGGGTCTTGAACGGGTCCGTTTTTTTCTTCGCCGACCTGGTGCGCGCACTGGATCTGCCGTGTGAAATCGATTTCGTCCGCGCCGCCAGCTACGGCATGTCCATGGACAGCAGCGGCTGCATCCGGTTGACCAAGGAGCCGGAGATCCCGCTCGAAGGGCGCAGGGTCCTTCTGGTCGAAGACATCGTCGACACCGGGCAGACCATTTCGCTCCTGATCGAGACCCTGAGGCATCAGAATCCGCAAGAACTCAAGATCTGCGTTCTGATCGACAAACTGGAACGCCGTACCCAGGAGGTTCCGATCGATTACTATGGATTCAGGGTGGAGGAAGGATTTCTCGTCGGCTATGGGTTGGACTACGCCGAGCAATACCGCCAGTTGCCGGAGATATTCACTCTGGAGCCCTGA
- a CDS encoding conserved hypothetical protein (Evidence 4 : Unknown function but conserved in other organisms), which translates to MIIQCERCKSRFRVDETLLDPDGTQVRCSVCRHIFRAFPPVSPQASAEADQALERPAEERMNLEEAPYFPLDDEESTEISKSDAEIDFDALIESVYRPDDIEPEETAAEGEAPDFEQEDETAPGGDAGSQANEKGQPERKNRIWLYLLIFFTLLLAAGAGIWFFAPQYIPSSIPFIEKAEPTIEDTGARQLRLAEINGRFMTSEKAGPLFVINGTVINQYPDKRSFILLRANLVDEQGQVVQTREAYAGNSLKDEELKTMTIEEITARMQNRYGAARSNFNIEPGAALPFTIVFGPLPAKLREFTVEAVESSPGM; encoded by the coding sequence ATGATTATCCAGTGTGAGCGGTGCAAGAGCCGCTTCCGCGTCGATGAAACCCTGCTCGATCCGGATGGCACACAGGTGCGATGCTCGGTCTGCAGACACATCTTCAGGGCCTTTCCCCCCGTCTCCCCGCAGGCATCCGCAGAGGCGGACCAAGCCCTTGAACGGCCTGCGGAAGAGCGGATGAACCTCGAGGAAGCACCGTATTTTCCGCTGGATGATGAAGAATCTACGGAAATCTCCAAAAGCGACGCCGAAATCGATTTCGACGCGCTGATCGAAAGCGTTTACCGTCCCGATGACATCGAGCCGGAGGAGACAGCCGCAGAGGGAGAAGCTCCTGACTTTGAACAGGAGGACGAAACAGCGCCGGGAGGAGATGCCGGATCGCAGGCGAACGAAAAGGGCCAACCTGAACGAAAAAACCGCATCTGGCTATATCTGCTTATATTTTTCACACTGCTTCTCGCCGCCGGTGCAGGCATCTGGTTTTTCGCGCCCCAGTATATCCCTTCCTCCATTCCGTTCATCGAAAAAGCGGAGCCCACGATAGAAGACACAGGTGCCAGGCAGCTGCGTCTGGCCGAGATCAACGGACGATTCATGACCTCTGAGAAGGCCGGCCCCCTTTTTGTCATCAACGGCACGGTCATCAATCAGTACCCGGACAAGCGAAGTTTCATCCTCCTGCGGGCAAATCTGGTCGATGAACAAGGGCAGGTCGTGCAGACGCGAGAAGCCTATGCGGGCAATTCCTTAAAGGACGAAGAGCTGAAAACGATGACCATAGAGGAAATCACGGCACGGATGCAGAACCGTTATGGGGCGGCACGCAGCAACTTCAACATAGAACCCGGCGCCGCCCTGCCCTTCACGATCGTCTTCGGACCCTTGCCTGCCAAACTGCGGGAATTCACCGTCGAAGCGGTCGAATCCTCCCCGGGGATGTAG
- a CDS encoding conserved hypothetical protein (Evidence 4 : Unknown function but conserved in other organisms): MFGWAGAAAGKIREGAGGEVQLERPSLSGLAGFERNSKGSRMTISMTASLVMAAGRGSRMEGYAGNKTLLPLLPEDGPFVGRQPLILEILKNLPAGPKAIVVHHREAEVREATRHLDATYCRQPELNGTGGALIAAAPFIEKTSFDALLITMGDVPLVEASTYGSLADGLAQHPFMVLGFKPREKRRYGLVEMGEDRVMRITEWTYWKDYPPERQKRLTICNAGIYAVRREVLGRFLPVLESRPHRVEKQVNGARKTIEEYFITDLVDYLNEAGLTVGCRVVCDENEVMGVDDPESLRRAQEIYAMRRKKG, translated from the coding sequence TTGTTCGGTTGGGCCGGGGCCGCAGCCGGGAAAATCCGGGAAGGGGCCGGGGGCGAGGTGCAGCTCGAAAGGCCTTCTCTATCCGGCCTTGCGGGGTTTGAAAGAAACTCGAAAGGAAGCCGAATGACGATATCGATGACCGCCTCTTTGGTGATGGCGGCGGGGCGCGGCAGCCGAATGGAAGGCTACGCAGGCAACAAGACCCTTCTTCCCCTGCTGCCGGAAGATGGGCCGTTTGTCGGCCGTCAGCCGTTGATCCTGGAAATCCTGAAAAACCTACCGGCCGGGCCGAAGGCGATCGTGGTCCACCATCGAGAGGCGGAAGTCAGGGAGGCGACCCGGCATCTCGATGCCACCTACTGCCGGCAGCCCGAGCTGAACGGGACCGGTGGCGCGCTCATTGCGGCGGCTCCCTTCATTGAAAAAACGTCCTTTGACGCCCTGTTGATCACCATGGGAGATGTCCCTCTTGTCGAGGCGTCGACTTACGGGTCGTTGGCAGACGGTCTGGCGCAGCACCCCTTCATGGTGCTTGGCTTTAAGCCACGGGAAAAGCGCCGCTACGGTCTGGTGGAGATGGGGGAGGACCGGGTGATGCGTATTACGGAGTGGACTTACTGGAAGGATTATCCCCCCGAGAGGCAGAAGCGCCTGACGATATGCAACGCCGGGATCTACGCCGTGCGCAGAGAGGTCCTTGGCAGGTTCCTGCCGGTTCTGGAATCGCGCCCCCACCGGGTGGAAAAACAGGTGAACGGCGCCAGAAAAACCATCGAAGAATATTTTATCACCGATCTGGTGGATTACTTGAACGAGGCGGGTTTGACGGTAGGCTGCCGCGTGGTCTGCGACGAAAACGAGGTCATGGGGGTTGACGACCCGGAAAGCCTGCGGCGGGCGCAAGAGATCTATGCCATGCGCCGGAAGAAGGGATGA
- the bcd gene encoding Acyl-CoA dehydrogenase, short-chain specific → MQYDLTEEQLMLKETVARIAREQVAAGAEKRDEEAQFPWDMVEILKENALFGADFPEAYGGSEMGLLALCVMIEELAKACASTAVILLVHELGTMPIFLAGNAEQKSRYLPRLAAGDALIAFGLTEPNAGSDVSSLGTRAVKEGDGYLLNGSKIFISHADVAEVICVAARTDTTVPGHKGTGVFIVEKGTPGLSIGKREKKMGLRASSTVEVVLEDVRVPAANLLAEENSGFPIIMKTLDITRIPVAAQAVGIAQGALDYAIQYTKERQQFGKPLFSFQGLQWMMADMATRVEASRQLTYKAAALFEAVPKNLDRVSRELIRHSAMAKVFAADTAMQVTTDAVQLLGGYGYVKEYPVERMMRDAKITQIYEGTSQIQKVVISATL, encoded by the coding sequence ATGCAGTACGATCTGACGGAAGAGCAGTTGATGCTGAAGGAAACGGTGGCCCGAATCGCGAGGGAGCAGGTCGCAGCGGGGGCCGAGAAGCGCGACGAGGAGGCGCAATTCCCCTGGGACATGGTGGAGATCCTCAAAGAAAACGCCCTTTTCGGGGCTGATTTTCCAGAGGCTTATGGGGGATCCGAGATGGGCCTGCTTGCGCTCTGCGTGATGATCGAGGAACTCGCCAAGGCGTGCGCATCCACCGCCGTGATTCTTCTGGTGCACGAGCTCGGGACTATGCCCATCTTTCTCGCGGGCAACGCCGAGCAGAAGTCGCGGTACCTGCCGCGCCTGGCTGCCGGGGATGCGCTCATCGCCTTCGGACTGACTGAGCCGAACGCCGGGTCGGATGTCTCGAGCCTCGGCACGCGAGCGGTCAAAGAGGGCGACGGCTATCTCCTGAACGGCAGCAAGATCTTCATCTCCCATGCGGACGTGGCGGAGGTGATCTGCGTGGCGGCCAGGACCGATACGACGGTGCCTGGCCACAAGGGGACGGGCGTTTTCATCGTGGAAAAGGGGACTCCCGGGCTCAGCATCGGGAAGCGCGAGAAGAAGATGGGGCTGCGCGCCTCGTCCACTGTGGAGGTCGTCCTGGAGGATGTCCGGGTTCCGGCGGCCAACCTACTCGCCGAAGAAAACTCAGGCTTCCCTATCATCATGAAAACGCTCGACATCACCCGCATTCCCGTGGCGGCCCAGGCGGTGGGGATAGCGCAAGGCGCGCTCGACTATGCCATCCAGTACACCAAGGAGCGCCAGCAGTTCGGGAAGCCTCTCTTCTCTTTCCAAGGGCTTCAGTGGATGATGGCGGATATGGCTACGCGGGTCGAGGCCTCGCGCCAGCTGACCTACAAGGCCGCTGCACTCTTCGAGGCGGTGCCGAAAAACCTCGACAGGGTCTCCCGTGAACTGATCCGCCACTCGGCGATGGCGAAGGTCTTTGCGGCGGACACCGCCATGCAGGTGACGACGGATGCGGTGCAGCTGTTGGGCGGGTATGGGTATGTCAAAGAGTATCCGGTGGAGCGGATGATGCGGGATGCCAAGATCACGCAGATTTACGAAGGGACGAGCCAGATCCAGAAGGTCGTGATCTCTGCCACCCTTTGA